A genomic segment from Poecilia reticulata strain Guanapo linkage group LG3, Guppy_female_1.0+MT, whole genome shotgun sequence encodes:
- the ddx28 gene encoding putative ATP-dependent RNA helicase DDX28, with the protein MQTLKVARVASAALKSLGSGRLFRSELLTAPLSHHFSATQPRFCQTEPNPEDTAVIRVPRYLLKRVENVKQARGKPKISTVKAGKLLIQSRNPSLNQSAGFTAGKFEQPVLCSKGWKHNKSFGDYFTINNIKDVAPFIAASQSEDTEQKSPPTFQNLHICKELVETLERVEITHPTIVQLQTIPKVMRGHNILCAAETGSGKTLSYLLPVVHRLQANRQDATTDRIRALVVVPSRELAEQVAAVSRTLCAPLGLRTSTVGGGRGVGYIKAVFRRNRPDILVATPGALVKGLRRNCLDLSELNFLVVDEADTMFDPSFSDLLSEILSHANIASDPKETRGLGLKTQLLLIGATFPDGVGEVLSKVTDLGKIVTVKSKMLHYLMPHVKQTFLKVKGADKVLELYQYLNKLQHEKGGGAALVFCNKSSTVNFLGYSLEEMKVKHSRLQGEMPSVVRTGIFHSFQKGAVNVLICTDIASRGLDTSRVRLVVNYDFPESHTDYIHRAGRVGRAGGVEDGEVLSFVTHPWDVELVQNIETAARRKTSLPGMKSEIQEPKAKVENTEQMIHVLGDN; encoded by the coding sequence ATGCAGACTTTGAAGGTCGCCCGGGTTGCCTCTGCAGCATTAAAATCCCTCGGATCAGGCAGGCTGTTCCGCTCTGAGCTCCTCACGGCGCCTTTAAGCCATCATTTCTCAGCGACACAGCCTCGTTTTTGTCAAACTGAGCCGAACCCAGAGGACACAGCGGTCATCCGCGTCCCACGCTACTTGCTAAAGCGCGTGGAAAACGTGAAACAAGCCCGAGGCAAACCCAAGATCAGCACCGTCAAAGCGGGCAAGTTGCTGATCCAGAGCAGGAACCCTTCTCTGAACCAGTCTGCCGGGTTCACCGCGGGGAAGTTCGAGCAGCCCGTCCTCTGCTCCAAGGGATGGAAACACAATAAGTCATTTGGTGACTACTTCACCATCAACAACATCAAAGACGTGGCTCCTTTTATTGCAGCCAGCCAGAGTGAGGACACCGAGCAGAAATCACCGCCAACTTTTCAGAATCTTCACATCTGCAAGGAGCTGGTTGAAACTTTGGAGAGAGTCGAGATCACGCACCCAACTATCGTCCAGCTTCAGACCATCCCAAAGGTAATGAGAGGTCACAACATCCTGTGTGCTGCAGAGACGGGCAGCGGGAAGACCCTGAGCTACCTGCTGCCTGTTGTTCACAGGCTGCAGGCGAACAGGCAAGACGCAACGACGGACAGGATCCGAGCCTTGGTTGTGGTTCCGTCCAGGGAGCTGGCTGAGCAGGTGGCGGCTGTGTCCAGGACTCTGTGTGCGCCGTTGGGTTTGCGTACTAGTACTGTGGGTGGAGGGCGMGGTGTGGGTTACATCAAGGCAGTCTTTAGAAGGAATCGTCCAGATATCTTGGTGGCCACACCAGGTGCCCTGGTTAAAGGCCTGCGTAGAAACTGCTTGGATTTGAGCGAGCTGAACTTCTTGGTGGTGGACGAGGCCGACACCATGTTTGACCCCAGCTTCTCTGATTTACTTTCMGAAATTTTATCTCATGCAAACATTGCGAGCGATCCCAAGGAGACACGAGGCCTGGGCCTTAAAACCCAGCTGCTCCTGATCGGCGCCACCTTCCCAGATGGGGTCGGAGAAGTTCTCAGCAAGGTGACAGACCTGGGCAAAATTGTTACAGTTAAGAGCAAGATGCTGCACTATCTCATGCCCCACGTCAAGCAGACTTTYCTGAAGGTAAAGGGTGCCGACAAAGTCCTGGAACTCTACCAATACCTGAATAAGCTACAGCACGAAAAAGGAGGAGGTGCTGCTCTGGTGTTCTGCAACAAGTCCTCCACTGTCAACTTCCTGGGCTACTCACTGGAGGAGATGAAGGTCAAGCACTCTCGCCTGCAGGGGGAGATGCCTTCTGTGGTGCGCACGGGAATCTTTCACTCCTTCCAGAAGGGCGCTGTGAATGTCCTAATATGCACGGACATAGCTTCACGTGGCCTGGATACTTCCAGGGTGCGCTTGGTTGTCAACTACGACTTCCCTGAGTCCCACACGGACTACATCCACCGAGCGGGGAGAGTGGGGAGAGCGGGAGGGGTGGAGGACGGGGAGGTGCTCAGCTTCGTCACGCACCCCTGGGACGTGGAGCTGGTGCAGAACATCGAGACGGCAGCTCGGAGAAAGACCAGTTTGCCGGGGATGAAATCCGAGATCCAGGAGCCGAAAGCTAAAGTGGAAAACACGGAGCAAATGATTCACGTGTTGGGAGATAATTAA